The sequence CTTGTTGCTAATAGCTTGATTTTGATTAAATTTTTAACCATTTATTGATTATATTTTAACTATTATTATGCACTCAAAAATTAACTATATTATGCACCTAAACAATTAAATGTTCTTTTGTGTTATTTTCTGATAATATATTAGTGATATAGGACATATTTTTAGCGTAGCACATACACTAAATTCTTCATATTTTAAAACAAACTAAAAATTTTAAGAGGTGTAACGGATTATGATTACAATGAAAGATATCGTTCGTGAGGGACATCCCTCATTAAGAGTAAAAGCAAAAGATGTAAATTTACCATTGTCTGCGGAAGACATTAAGATTGGAAATGACATGTTGACGTTTTTAAAAAATAGTCAAGATGAAGAAATTGCAGAAAAATATGAATTGCGTGCTGGGATTGGTATTGCTGCTCCACAAATCGCAGTAGAGAAACGTATTATTGCGCTACATTTGCTGGATGACCGTGAACGTCTGATTAGCCACGTTCTATACAATCCAAAAATTGTTAGTCATTCTGTTGAAGATGCATGTTTAGCTGGTGGAGAAGGTTGTCTTTCAGTGGACCGTGATGTCCCAGGATATGTTGTGCGTCATATGCGTGTCACTGTGTCAGCGTTTGATATTAATTCTAAACCTGTGAAATTAAGATTTAAGGGTTACCCTGCCATGTGTGTTCAACATGAAATTGATCATATTAACGGCATTATGTTTTATGATCATATAAACGATAAAGACCCTTACGAACTTAAAGATACTGTAACAGTGATTGATTAATTGTTTCTATTTAATATGAAATGAGGAACATTCTGTGTTTAAAAAACTCGATGGCTTCACTTTAAAGTTGATTGCGTTATTATCAATGACGATTGATCATATCGGTGTTTTCTTTTACTTGGATTCCGGTTGGCGCATTGTCGGCCGATTAGCGTTTCCAATTTTCGCTTTCTTATTAACGGAAGGGTATCGTCATACCCACAATCGTAAAAAATATTTTCTAACAATCGCCTTATCAGGTGTT comes from Brochothrix thermosphacta DSM 20171 = FSL F6-1036 and encodes:
- the def gene encoding peptide deformylase; translation: MITMKDIVREGHPSLRVKAKDVNLPLSAEDIKIGNDMLTFLKNSQDEEIAEKYELRAGIGIAAPQIAVEKRIIALHLLDDRERLISHVLYNPKIVSHSVEDACLAGGEGCLSVDRDVPGYVVRHMRVTVSAFDINSKPVKLRFKGYPAMCVQHEIDHINGIMFYDHINDKDPYELKDTVTVID